A genomic stretch from Anaerolineae bacterium includes:
- a CDS encoding radical SAM protein, translated as MLPFSLVISVTYRCNSRCSTCKVWQRQAEELSLEEWRRVFAHLGKTPYYMTFSGGEPFLRDDLVEIVRSAYELCRPAVITIPTNGLLTERVAADVDAIARAAPGAQIGVNLSLDDVGEGHDRIRNVPGNWQRAMETYRRLKALHHPNLTISIHTVISTLNVRDIPRIYEGLMALEPDSYITEIAEERGELGTVGLAITPSPQEYAQAAEFLIQRLAEHRFAGFARITQAFRAEYYRLVQRILFERRQVIPCYAGWASGHIAPDGDVWTCCIRAEPIGNLRQADYDLARIWFGEEAGRLRRSIAAGECACPMANASYANMLLHPPTLGRVARHLISTFRR; from the coding sequence ATGCTTCCCTTCAGCCTGGTCATCAGCGTCACCTACCGCTGTAACTCCCGCTGTAGCACCTGCAAGGTCTGGCAGAGGCAGGCGGAGGAGCTGAGCCTGGAGGAGTGGCGGCGTGTCTTCGCGCATCTCGGAAAGACGCCCTATTACATGACCTTCAGCGGCGGGGAGCCGTTCCTGCGGGATGATCTGGTCGAGATAGTGCGCAGTGCCTATGAGCTGTGCCGGCCGGCGGTCATCACCATCCCGACCAACGGCCTGTTGACCGAACGGGTGGCGGCCGACGTGGATGCCATTGCCCGCGCCGCGCCGGGTGCCCAGATCGGCGTCAATCTGTCGCTGGACGATGTGGGCGAGGGGCACGACCGCATCCGCAATGTGCCCGGCAACTGGCAGCGCGCCATGGAGACCTATCGCCGGCTGAAGGCCCTGCACCACCCCAACCTGACCATCAGCATCCACACCGTCATCTCCACCCTCAACGTGCGGGACATCCCGCGCATTTACGAGGGCCTGATGGCGCTGGAGCCGGACTCGTACATCACGGAAATTGCCGAGGAACGGGGGGAATTGGGAACCGTTGGGCTGGCCATCACCCCGTCGCCGCAGGAATATGCCCAGGCGGCGGAGTTCCTTATCCAACGTCTGGCGGAACACCGCTTCGCCGGCTTCGCCCGCATCACGCAGGCCTTTCGCGCCGAGTATTACCGCCTGGTCCAGCGCATCCTGTTCGAGCGCCGGCAGGTCATCCCCTGCTACGCCGGCTGGGCCAGCGGACATATCGCGCCCGATGGGGATGTGTGGACCTGCTGTATCCGCGCCGAACCCATCGGCAACCTGCGGCAGGCCGATTACGACCTGGCGCGCATCTGGTTCGGGGAGGAGGCCGGCCGACTGCGGCGGAGCATCGCCGCCGGCGAATGCGCTTGCCCCATGGCCAACGCCAGCTATGCCAACATGCTCCTGCATCCGCCCACCCTGGGGCGCGTGGCCCGGCATCTTATCAGCACCTTCAGGAGGTGA